In Elusimicrobiota bacterium, one genomic interval encodes:
- the gltB gene encoding glutamate synthase large subunit yields the protein MNNLVPPKQGLYDPYYEKDACGVGFVVDIQGRKSHKIIQDALTVLDNLRHRGACGCEENTGDGAGILMQVPHAFLKKAAKEAGFQLPSYGEYGVGMAFMPANEADRRECEKRVQAVVQEEGQAFLGWRRVPTDDSRLGEGARAAEPAVEQFFIGRSAKLQDDMAFERKLYVIRKRIEAATRYSGWTGGYSFYICSLSHRTIVYKGMLISDQVPSFLPDLKDPTMESALALVHSRFSTNTFPSWDRAHPYRYVAHNGEINTIRGNVNWMFTRQALFQSDLFGDDLKKVLPIVRMDGSDSAIFDNTLEFLVLSGWSLAHAMMMMIPEPWQKHESMSDEKKAFYEYHSCLMEPWDGPASIAFTDGQQVGAVLDRNGLRPSRYYMTQDDRVVMASEVGVLDIPPEKVLHKGRLEPGRLFLIDTVKKRIVTDEEIKHAVCAEKPYRLWLNENLIKLETLADPPSVPEPDHETMLLRQQAFGYTWEDLRVILAPMAENAIEPVGSMGDDTPLAVLSDKPRLIYDYFKQLFAQVTNPPIDGIREEIVTGSQTTIGPEGNLLDPRPESARQIELKSPILTDEEFYKLVHVNHPWFRSRVFPILYPVRSGGQGLDKAMEKLFKDVGSAIQEGINIIILSDRNVDKDRAAIPALLAVAGLHHYMIRQGVRTKAGIVLESGEPRETHHFSLLISYGVSAINPYLALESLDDMHREGLLKVDHETAVKNYVKAATKGVLKVISKMGISTVQSYAGAQIFEAIGLDEKVVNKYFCWTPSPINGVGLDTLAEEIEARHRRAFPEYGSPNDHTLDTGGKYQWRQSGEHHLFNPESIHFLQTACRTNNPELFKKYSGLINDQSKRLATLRGLMEFKNASPIPLSEVEPVEAILKRFKTGAMSYGSISQEAHESLAIAMNRIGGRSNTGEGGEDPERFKLLPNGDSKNSAIKQVASGRFGVTSDYLVHARELQIKMAQGAKPGEGGQLPGRKVYPWIARVRHSTPGVGLISPPPHHDIYSIEDLAELIHDLKNANSEARINVKLVSEIGVGTIAAGVAKGHADVVLISGADGGTGASPLTSLKYAGLPWELGLAETHQTLVLNKLRDRIVVETDGQLKTGRDVAIAALLGAEEFGFATAPLVVLGCIMMRVCHLDTCPVGIATQNPELRKRFTGDPAHVVHFMRFVAQELREIMAQLGFRTINEMVGRVDKLQMKQAIGHWKAKGLDFSKILYEPKVGPEVGRYCKVSQNHGLDRSLDRTTLLELCRPAIERGDKVRQKLPIRNVNRVVGTMVGSAVTRRYGPEGLPEDTIQLHFQGSAGQSFGAFVPKGMTLILEGDANDYIGKGLSGGKVIVYPPKGSTFVPEENILIGNVAFYGATAGEAYIRGVTGERFCVRNSGVQAVVEAIGDHGCEYMTGGRVVVLGATGRNFAAGMSGGVAYVLDEEGTFPIRCNQQMVELEKLQDLEEILEVKKMIERHQSYTGSTVAGKILKNWDSMVYQFVKVLPKDYKRVIECEKRVRAKGLSGEEAVMAAFQENIKDLARIGGN from the coding sequence ATGAATAACTTAGTGCCGCCCAAACAAGGTCTTTACGACCCTTATTATGAAAAAGACGCCTGCGGCGTCGGTTTCGTGGTGGATATCCAGGGACGCAAATCCCACAAGATCATCCAGGATGCCCTGACGGTTCTTGATAATTTGCGCCATCGGGGAGCGTGTGGCTGTGAAGAAAATACCGGGGATGGGGCCGGGATTCTCATGCAGGTGCCCCATGCTTTTCTGAAGAAAGCCGCCAAAGAGGCGGGTTTCCAGCTTCCTTCCTATGGGGAGTATGGCGTCGGCATGGCTTTTATGCCGGCGAATGAGGCGGATCGCCGCGAATGTGAAAAGCGGGTGCAGGCGGTTGTTCAGGAGGAAGGGCAGGCGTTCCTGGGGTGGCGCAGGGTTCCAACGGATGATTCCCGCCTCGGCGAAGGTGCGAGAGCCGCGGAACCGGCTGTTGAACAGTTTTTTATCGGCCGAAGCGCCAAGCTTCAGGACGATATGGCCTTCGAGCGCAAGTTGTATGTGATCCGGAAGCGCATTGAAGCCGCCACCCGGTACTCCGGTTGGACGGGCGGCTACTCTTTTTACATCTGCAGTCTTTCCCATCGAACAATTGTGTATAAGGGCATGCTGATCTCAGACCAGGTGCCGTCTTTCCTGCCTGACCTGAAAGACCCGACGATGGAAAGCGCGCTGGCGCTGGTCCATTCGCGCTTCAGCACCAATACCTTTCCCAGCTGGGACCGGGCCCATCCTTACCGGTATGTGGCCCACAATGGTGAAATTAACACGATTCGCGGCAACGTGAACTGGATGTTTACCCGCCAGGCGCTTTTTCAATCCGATCTGTTTGGGGATGATCTCAAGAAAGTGCTGCCGATCGTCCGGATGGACGGCAGCGACTCCGCGATCTTTGACAACACCCTTGAATTTCTGGTGCTTTCCGGCTGGTCGCTGGCGCACGCCATGATGATGATGATCCCGGAGCCGTGGCAGAAGCACGAAAGCATGAGCGACGAGAAAAAAGCGTTCTATGAATACCACAGCTGTCTCATGGAACCGTGGGATGGCCCTGCCTCGATTGCTTTTACTGACGGGCAGCAGGTCGGGGCCGTTCTTGATCGCAACGGTCTGCGGCCTTCCCGCTACTACATGACCCAGGATGATCGAGTCGTGATGGCTTCTGAAGTGGGTGTGCTGGATATCCCCCCGGAGAAAGTTCTCCATAAAGGACGTTTAGAGCCGGGCCGCCTGTTCTTGATCGATACCGTCAAAAAACGGATCGTTACGGATGAGGAGATCAAACACGCGGTTTGCGCGGAAAAACCATACCGGCTCTGGCTAAATGAAAACCTCATCAAACTGGAGACTTTGGCTGATCCCCCGTCGGTGCCGGAACCGGACCACGAGACCATGCTCCTGCGCCAGCAGGCCTTCGGTTACACCTGGGAGGACCTCCGCGTTATTCTGGCTCCGATGGCGGAAAACGCCATCGAACCTGTCGGATCCATGGGAGACGACACCCCGCTGGCGGTCCTTTCCGATAAACCGCGGCTGATCTACGACTATTTCAAACAGCTTTTTGCCCAGGTCACTAACCCTCCGATCGACGGCATCCGGGAAGAAATCGTCACGGGCAGCCAGACCACCATTGGCCCGGAAGGCAACCTGCTCGATCCCCGCCCCGAGAGCGCGCGGCAGATTGAGCTCAAGTCGCCGATTCTGACGGATGAAGAGTTCTATAAACTCGTGCATGTGAACCATCCCTGGTTCCGATCCCGCGTTTTCCCGATCCTTTATCCCGTTCGCAGCGGCGGTCAAGGTCTTGATAAAGCCATGGAAAAACTTTTCAAGGACGTCGGCAGCGCCATTCAAGAGGGGATCAACATCATTATCCTGTCCGACCGGAACGTCGATAAAGACCGTGCGGCCATCCCGGCCCTGCTGGCGGTCGCCGGCCTACATCATTACATGATCCGTCAAGGGGTCCGGACGAAAGCGGGAATTGTCCTTGAATCCGGGGAGCCGCGAGAAACCCATCACTTTTCTCTGCTGATCAGCTATGGCGTCAGCGCGATCAATCCCTATCTGGCGCTGGAGTCTTTGGATGATATGCACCGGGAAGGACTCCTGAAAGTCGATCACGAGACCGCGGTCAAGAATTACGTCAAAGCCGCCACCAAGGGCGTATTAAAAGTGATCTCCAAAATGGGGATTTCCACCGTTCAGAGCTATGCGGGCGCTCAGATTTTTGAGGCCATCGGGTTGGATGAGAAGGTTGTGAACAAGTATTTTTGCTGGACCCCTTCACCGATCAATGGAGTTGGTCTCGATACCCTGGCCGAGGAAATCGAAGCCCGGCACCGGCGCGCTTTCCCGGAATACGGCAGCCCGAATGACCATACGCTGGATACCGGCGGGAAGTATCAGTGGCGTCAGTCGGGAGAGCATCATCTTTTTAATCCCGAGTCCATTCATTTCCTGCAAACCGCCTGCCGGACCAATAACCCTGAGCTTTTTAAGAAGTACAGCGGTTTGATCAATGATCAGTCAAAACGCCTGGCGACCTTGCGCGGCCTCATGGAGTTTAAAAATGCCAGCCCCATTCCACTCTCCGAGGTCGAGCCGGTCGAGGCGATCCTGAAGCGTTTCAAGACCGGCGCGATGTCGTATGGGTCGATCAGTCAGGAAGCCCATGAATCACTCGCCATCGCCATGAACCGTATCGGCGGGCGCAGCAATACCGGTGAAGGGGGCGAAGACCCTGAACGGTTCAAGCTCCTGCCGAATGGGGACTCGAAAAACAGCGCCATCAAACAGGTCGCTTCCGGCCGCTTCGGGGTGACGAGCGATTATCTGGTTCATGCCCGGGAGTTGCAGATTAAGATGGCCCAGGGCGCTAAACCCGGTGAAGGCGGACAGTTGCCCGGCCGCAAAGTCTATCCCTGGATTGCCAGAGTCCGGCATTCCACTCCGGGGGTTGGCCTGATTTCACCCCCTCCTCACCACGATATTTACTCCATTGAAGACCTAGCGGAGCTTATCCATGACTTGAAGAACGCCAATTCGGAGGCGCGGATCAACGTCAAACTCGTCTCGGAAATCGGTGTGGGGACGATCGCGGCTGGTGTGGCCAAGGGCCATGCGGATGTTGTGCTCATTTCCGGTGCTGACGGCGGGACGGGGGCTTCACCCTTGACGTCGCTGAAGTATGCGGGCTTGCCGTGGGAACTCGGCCTGGCCGAGACCCATCAAACGCTCGTGCTTAATAAGCTCCGGGACCGGATCGTTGTTGAAACGGATGGGCAGCTCAAAACAGGCCGTGATGTGGCGATTGCCGCGCTTCTGGGCGCGGAAGAGTTTGGTTTTGCGACAGCGCCCCTGGTTGTGTTGGGATGCATAATGATGCGTGTCTGCCACCTCGACACCTGTCCCGTCGGAATCGCGACGCAGAACCCGGAGCTTCGCAAGCGTTTTACCGGGGATCCGGCGCATGTGGTCCATTTCATGCGGTTTGTAGCGCAGGAACTGCGGGAAATTATGGCGCAACTGGGTTTTCGTACGATCAACGAAATGGTCGGTCGCGTGGATAAGCTTCAGATGAAACAGGCCATTGGTCACTGGAAAGCCAAGGGCCTTGATTTCTCGAAGATTCTCTATGAGCCGAAGGTCGGGCCGGAAGTCGGGCGCTATTGTAAAGTCTCTCAGAATCACGGGCTCGACCGATCCCTGGACCGAACCACGTTGTTGGAGCTCTGCAGGCCGGCCATCGAGCGCGGGGACAAGGTGCGCCAGAAACTTCCGATTCGCAACGTGAATCGCGTGGTCGGAACCATGGTGGGGAGTGCGGTCACGCGTCGCTATGGTCCGGAAGGGCTGCCGGAAGACACGATCCAGCTTCATTTTCAGGGTTCCGCCGGACAAAGCTTTGGCGCTTTTGTGCCTAAGGGCATGACGCTGATCCTGGAAGGCGATGCCAACGATTATATTGGCAAGGGCCTTTCCGGCGGCAAAGTGATTGTCTATCCTCCCAAGGGTTCGACGTTTGTTCCTGAAGAAAACATTCTCATCGGCAATGTCGCCTTCTACGGCGCGACCGCCGGCGAAGCCTATATTCGCGGGGTGACCGGCGAGCGTTTTTGTGTCCGAAACTCGGGGGTCCAGGCGGTTGTGGAGGCAATTGGCGACCATGGCTGCGAGTACATGACCGGGGGACGGGTGGTCGTGCTGGGAGCCACGGGCCGCAATTTTGCCGCCGGCATGTCAGGCGGGGTGGCTTACGTGCTGGATGAGGAAGGAACTTTCCCGATTCGATGCAACCAGCAGATGGTGGAGTTGGAGAAACTGCAGGACCTTGAGGAGATTCTTGAGGTCAAGAAAATGATCGAGCGGCACCAATCTTATACCGGAAGTACGGTCGCCGGGAAAATCCTCAAAAACTGGGATTCGATGGTTTATCAGTTCGTCAAAGTGTTGCCGAAGGACTACAAGCGCGTTATCGAGTGTGAAAAACGCGTTCGGGCCAAGGGTTTATCCGGAGAGGAAGCGGTCATGGCCGCCTTCCAGGAAAACATCAAGGACCTCGCCCGCATCGGCGGAAATTAA
- a CDS encoding GAF domain-containing protein: MSRPKKASSFFAPSEELELLHKTTRIISSPMELKAILHEIVSLVSDLTKADACFIYLHDAAQSSLVLSASKTPHPVEVGTLTLKIGEGLTGWVAQHRKPLAISEHAHNDPRFKCFHNLPEDTYEAFLSVPLLIRDKVIGVINVQHKKPHEYTGRILKLLTTISQQVGGAIDNTRLFEETKRRADVLKTLSAVSGTVVSNRYPEETLQLIVDMAAQLVGSKICSVMLLDESGKELKITATQSLSDAYRNKPPVKVTHSISGRAVLDKKPVMVPDVRKDKRFGFPDIAVAEGLTSLLSVPMLFKDKVIGVINTYTAEEHQFTHEEISLIQTVANECASAVVYTQLLADKLAAQEALETRKLVERAKGALMKKRGLSESVAFREIQKRSMDCRKSMKEIAEAILLVEEL, translated from the coding sequence ATGAGCCGCCCCAAGAAAGCATCATCGTTTTTCGCCCCATCTGAAGAGTTGGAACTTCTGCACAAAACAACCCGGATCATCAGCTCCCCTATGGAGCTGAAGGCCATCCTGCACGAGATCGTTTCCCTGGTCAGTGATTTGACGAAAGCGGACGCTTGTTTCATCTACCTGCACGACGCCGCACAATCCTCCTTGGTCTTGTCGGCTTCCAAGACGCCCCATCCGGTAGAAGTCGGCACGTTGACCTTGAAAATAGGCGAGGGTCTTACGGGTTGGGTGGCCCAACACCGAAAACCCCTGGCCATTTCCGAACACGCTCACAACGACCCTCGTTTTAAGTGCTTTCATAATCTCCCGGAGGACACCTACGAAGCGTTTCTGTCGGTCCCTCTCCTGATCCGGGACAAAGTCATCGGGGTCATCAACGTCCAGCACAAGAAACCTCATGAATACACGGGCCGAATCCTGAAGCTTCTCACCACCATTTCCCAGCAGGTGGGCGGCGCGATTGACAACACCCGGCTCTTTGAGGAAACCAAGCGGCGAGCCGACGTCTTAAAGACTCTTTCAGCTGTATCCGGGACGGTGGTGTCGAACCGTTACCCTGAGGAAACACTGCAGCTGATTGTCGACATGGCCGCCCAGTTGGTGGGTTCCAAAATCTGTTCCGTGATGCTGCTGGATGAATCCGGGAAAGAGCTGAAGATCACCGCGACGCAATCCCTCTCCGACGCCTACCGCAACAAGCCGCCCGTCAAGGTGACCCACAGCATTTCGGGCCGTGCGGTCCTGGACAAAAAGCCCGTCATGGTTCCGGATGTGCGCAAGGATAAACGGTTCGGTTTCCCCGACATCGCCGTGGCGGAAGGATTGACGTCACTTTTGTCGGTGCCGATGTTGTTTAAGGACAAAGTGATCGGCGTCATCAACACCTACACCGCCGAGGAACATCAATTCACCCACGAGGAGATTTCGCTCATCCAAACCGTCGCCAACGAGTGCGCTTCGGCGGTTGTGTATACCCAGCTGCTCGCGGACAAACTGGCGGCCCAGGAGGCCCTGGAAACGCGAAAACTGGTTGAACGCGCCAAAGGCGCGTTGATGAAAAAACGCGGGCTTTCAGAAAGTGTCGCTTTTCGGGAAATCCAGAAACGCAGCATGGATTGCCGCAAGAGCATGAAAGAGATTGCCGAAGCCATCCTGTTGGTTGAAGAACTTTGA
- a CDS encoding glutamate synthase subunit beta yields MGKPTGFLEFKRELPVDRPPEERMKNWKEFHGPMPEETLRTQGSRCMDCGVPFCHTGTLINGMASGCPINNLIPEWNDLVYRNLWHEAIERLHKTNNFPEFTGRVCPAPCETACVLGISDPPVTIKNIEYSIIEKAWDQGWVIPQPPAKRTHKKVAVIGSGPSGLSCAAQLNKVGHSVTVFERADRIGGLLMYGIPNMKLDKSVVGRRVRLMEQEGITFVVNTEVGKNVPAEKLLKEFDAVVLCTGATKPRDLPVPGRELKGVHFAMEFLSANTKSLLDSSHKDGHFISAQGKDVIVIGGGDTGTDCVGTSIRHGCKSLVQFEILPKPPSARAADNPWPQWAKIYSKDYGQQEAEKLFGQDPRIYSITTKRFEGDASGCVKAIHTVAVEWVKDGGLFKMKEIPGSEKVWSAQLVLLAMGFLGPEERLLNALGVEKDSRSNAKAEPGRFATNIKGVFAAGDARRGQSLVVWAINEGRDAAREVDRFLMGTTNLP; encoded by the coding sequence ATGGGAAAACCAACAGGTTTTTTAGAATTTAAGCGCGAACTCCCGGTGGACCGCCCTCCGGAAGAGCGAATGAAAAACTGGAAGGAATTCCACGGCCCCATGCCGGAAGAGACGCTCCGGACACAGGGCTCCCGCTGCATGGATTGCGGGGTTCCGTTCTGCCATACCGGGACGCTGATCAACGGCATGGCGTCCGGCTGCCCCATCAATAACCTGATTCCGGAGTGGAACGATCTCGTTTACAGGAATCTCTGGCACGAAGCGATTGAGCGTCTTCATAAGACCAACAATTTCCCCGAATTTACCGGGCGCGTGTGCCCGGCCCCGTGTGAAACCGCCTGCGTTCTGGGTATTTCCGATCCACCCGTCACAATCAAGAATATCGAGTATTCCATTATTGAAAAGGCGTGGGATCAGGGTTGGGTTATCCCGCAGCCTCCCGCCAAACGAACCCATAAGAAAGTCGCGGTCATCGGTTCCGGCCCGTCAGGATTGTCCTGCGCCGCGCAGTTGAACAAGGTGGGCCACTCCGTCACGGTTTTTGAGCGCGCGGACCGCATCGGCGGGCTTCTGATGTACGGCATCCCGAACATGAAACTGGATAAAAGTGTTGTGGGACGGCGTGTCCGGTTGATGGAACAAGAAGGGATCACCTTTGTGGTGAATACGGAGGTTGGCAAGAACGTTCCTGCCGAAAAGCTCCTGAAGGAATTCGACGCGGTGGTTTTGTGCACCGGGGCCACCAAACCTCGCGATCTGCCGGTGCCTGGCCGGGAACTCAAAGGAGTCCATTTCGCGATGGAGTTTCTCTCCGCCAACACGAAAAGCCTCCTGGATTCGTCGCACAAAGACGGCCATTTCATCTCGGCTCAAGGGAAAGACGTGATCGTCATCGGCGGAGGGGATACCGGAACCGACTGCGTCGGGACCTCCATTCGTCACGGCTGCAAGAGTCTTGTTCAGTTTGAAATTCTTCCCAAGCCGCCGTCGGCGCGCGCGGCGGACAACCCCTGGCCGCAGTGGGCCAAGATTTATTCAAAGGATTATGGCCAGCAGGAAGCCGAGAAGCTGTTCGGCCAGGACCCGCGCATCTATTCGATTACCACCAAACGTTTTGAAGGAGATGCCAGCGGCTGCGTCAAAGCGATCCACACCGTCGCTGTCGAGTGGGTGAAGGACGGCGGTTTGTTTAAGATGAAGGAAATCCCAGGATCGGAAAAAGTGTGGTCCGCGCAGCTGGTTCTTCTGGCCATGGGGTTCCTGGGGCCGGAAGAGAGGCTCTTAAACGCCCTCGGTGTGGAAAAAGATTCACGTTCGAATGCCAAAGCCGAGCCTGGCCGTTTTGCCACGAACATCAAAGGTGTTTTTGCGGCCGGAGACGCCCGGCGCGGTCAGAGCCTGGTGGTTTGGGCGATCAACGAAGGCCGCGACGCCGCCCGCGAAGTCGATCGCTTTCTCATGGGCACCACAAATCTTCCTTGA
- a CDS encoding RNA methyltransferase: MDSTVISSRRNPLLKELQAVRDDPDAPFLFLEGPRLVQEALAAGCPIEKLVASESFQENPLLETLRAKSKQVYHVSDSVFKVVSSVDSPQGLLVIAQKPSWQWNDVARRAPLPLVILDGLQDPGNAASIVRTAEAAGVSGLVTTPGTARLYSPKALRGAMGSSLRLPILEHRPVEEIVAQAGKLGFSFVAAMASSKNADSVSYLQIDWTGPLAIILGQEAGGISPSWTPLIQKTIYIPMQPPVESLNVASSAAILLYESFRQRFIHS, encoded by the coding sequence ATGGATAGTACCGTCATTTCATCCCGCCGGAACCCGCTTCTTAAAGAACTTCAGGCTGTTCGTGATGACCCCGATGCTCCCTTTCTCTTTTTAGAAGGTCCCCGGTTGGTCCAGGAAGCTCTGGCCGCCGGATGCCCTATCGAAAAGCTCGTGGCCAGCGAGTCTTTCCAAGAGAACCCCCTGCTCGAGACCCTGCGCGCAAAAAGCAAACAGGTTTATCACGTGTCGGATTCCGTCTTCAAAGTTGTTTCATCCGTGGATTCCCCGCAAGGATTACTGGTGATCGCTCAGAAACCATCGTGGCAGTGGAATGATGTGGCCCGGCGCGCGCCACTGCCGCTCGTCATCCTGGATGGATTGCAGGACCCCGGGAACGCCGCCTCCATTGTGCGTACCGCGGAAGCGGCCGGCGTGTCCGGCCTTGTGACGACCCCCGGGACAGCCCGTTTGTATTCGCCCAAAGCCCTTCGCGGCGCGATGGGTTCTTCCCTGCGTCTGCCGATTCTCGAACACCGGCCGGTGGAAGAAATCGTTGCCCAGGCAGGGAAGCTTGGGTTTTCCTTTGTCGCGGCCATGGCCTCTTCGAAAAATGCGGACTCGGTATCTTACCTGCAAATCGACTGGACCGGTCCCCTCGCGATCATTCTGGGACAGGAAGCCGGCGGTATTTCACCGTCGTGGACGCCCTTGATTCAGAAAACAATTTATATTCCGATGCAGCCTCCGGTGGAATCTCTGAATGTGGCCTCCTCCGCCGCCATTCTCTTGTACGAGTCGTTCCGCCAGCGTTTCATTCACAGCTAA
- a CDS encoding SIMPL domain-containing protein (The SIMPL domain is named for its presence in mouse protein SIMPL (signalling molecule that associates with mouse pelle-like kinase). Bacterial member BP26, from Brucella, was shown to assemble into a channel-like structure, while YggE from E. coli has been associated with resistance to oxidative stress.) produces the protein MNRVRVWHVVLISGCVALGTLAQAEPGDGRENLRTISVQGQGRLTAVPDIANLTVEVRKEGASLDDISAQVRQGMSHVLDVLKGQGLADKDLQTAAYQVQPRYEHDRQGNTRPNGYIVLNRLTAKVRDLKKVGKVLTAAVQSGATGVTGPDFDFDNPQLLERKALALAMEDARAKADVLVQAAGARLGAVRTVNQSGPIAWPGRHFMASRAMEVAGAAEPIAAGEQGFTSTIQVTFDLQ, from the coding sequence ATGAATCGTGTAAGGGTGTGGCACGTTGTTCTGATCAGCGGGTGCGTCGCGTTGGGGACGCTGGCTCAAGCCGAGCCGGGGGATGGACGGGAGAACCTTAGGACCATTTCAGTTCAGGGGCAGGGCCGGTTGACGGCGGTTCCGGACATCGCCAATCTTACGGTGGAAGTCCGGAAGGAAGGGGCCTCTCTGGACGACATCTCCGCTCAGGTTCGCCAGGGGATGTCCCATGTCCTGGACGTTTTGAAAGGGCAGGGTCTCGCGGACAAAGATCTTCAGACGGCGGCTTACCAGGTCCAGCCGCGTTATGAGCATGACCGGCAGGGAAACACCCGCCCCAATGGGTATATCGTTCTCAACCGGCTCACGGCCAAAGTGCGCGATCTCAAAAAAGTGGGGAAAGTCCTGACCGCCGCGGTGCAGAGCGGCGCCACCGGTGTGACCGGGCCGGATTTTGATTTCGATAATCCGCAGCTGCTGGAGCGAAAGGCGCTGGCCTTGGCCATGGAAGATGCGCGAGCCAAAGCCGACGTTCTCGTGCAGGCGGCCGGGGCTCGCCTGGGAGCGGTCCGGACCGTTAACCAGTCCGGTCCGATCGCCTGGCCCGGGCGGCATTTTATGGCTTCCCGAGCGATGGAAGTCGCGGGTGCCGCTGAACCTATTGCGGCAGGAGAACAGGGTTTTACGTCAACCATTCAGGTCACGTTCGACCTTCAGTAG
- the glnA gene encoding type I glutamate--ammonia ligase: MAKKSGVKIVDYKFTDLIGTLQHISYAAEKLKESVFEKGIGFDGSSIRGFQAINESDMLLMPDPTTAFIDPALKIPTLSFLCNIKDPVTGKGYKKDPRSIAQAAEEYLRKSGVATESWWGPEAEFFVFDHARFDAGQRTSFYEIDSCEGIWNSGKHGEEEANLGHKIRNKEGYFPTPPMDTLQDFRSEAILKMIGAGLDIDLHHHEVATAGQGEIGVGVRTLTSAADQMALYKYILKNVGHEHGKTVTFMPKPLFGDNGTGMHVHQSLWKEGKPLFFEEKGYASLSQMAMWYIGGLLKHAPALCAICNSTTNSYRRLVPGYEAPTNLAYSARNRSAAVRIPMYSNDPKQKRVEYRPPDAASNPYLAFAALLMAGLDGIKNQIDPGKPFEVDIFELHKDEAKDIPQVPGSLEKALSALEKDHAFLLEGGVFSKEFIDTWIAYKLQKENDYVRLRPHPAEFVLYYDC, from the coding sequence ATGGCCAAAAAGTCGGGGGTCAAGATCGTGGACTACAAGTTCACGGACTTGATCGGAACGCTTCAGCACATCTCCTATGCGGCGGAGAAACTGAAGGAGAGCGTGTTCGAAAAGGGCATCGGCTTCGATGGCTCCAGCATCCGGGGTTTTCAGGCCATCAACGAATCCGACATGTTGCTCATGCCGGATCCGACCACAGCCTTTATTGACCCTGCTCTCAAAATCCCCACCCTCTCGTTTCTGTGCAACATCAAGGACCCGGTGACGGGAAAGGGATACAAGAAAGACCCCCGCAGCATCGCCCAAGCTGCCGAGGAATACCTGAGGAAATCCGGTGTGGCCACAGAGAGCTGGTGGGGGCCGGAAGCAGAGTTCTTCGTGTTTGATCACGCGCGATTCGACGCGGGACAGAGAACGTCGTTCTATGAGATTGATTCATGCGAGGGCATCTGGAACTCCGGCAAGCACGGGGAAGAGGAAGCCAACCTGGGGCACAAAATCCGCAACAAGGAAGGATACTTCCCCACGCCTCCCATGGACACGCTCCAGGACTTCCGCTCGGAAGCCATCTTGAAAATGATTGGCGCAGGCCTCGACATCGACTTGCACCACCACGAAGTGGCCACCGCCGGCCAGGGCGAAATTGGCGTGGGTGTGCGCACCTTGACCAGTGCCGCCGACCAGATGGCCCTCTATAAGTACATCCTGAAAAACGTGGGCCACGAGCACGGCAAAACGGTGACATTCATGCCCAAGCCCCTCTTCGGCGACAACGGCACTGGCATGCACGTGCACCAATCCCTGTGGAAAGAAGGTAAACCCCTCTTCTTTGAAGAAAAGGGCTACGCCTCTCTTTCCCAGATGGCCATGTGGTACATCGGCGGACTCTTGAAGCACGCGCCGGCCCTCTGCGCCATCTGCAACTCCACCACCAACAGCTACCGGCGTTTGGTACCGGGGTATGAAGCGCCGACGAACCTCGCCTACTCGGCCCGGAACCGGTCAGCGGCTGTGCGGATTCCCATGTATTCCAACGATCCTAAACAAAAACGCGTGGAATACCGTCCGCCCGACGCCGCCTCCAACCCCTACCTGGCCTTTGCCGCGCTCCTGATGGCAGGGCTGGACGGCATCAAAAACCAAATCGATCCAGGCAAGCCCTTCGAAGTGGATATTTTCGAGCTCCACAAAGACGAAGCCAAGGACATCCCCCAGGTACCGGGATCTCTCGAGAAGGCTCTTTCAGCCCTTGAGAAGGACCATGCCTTCCTGTTGGAAGGGGGCGTGTTTTCCAAGGAATTCATCGATACGTGGATCGCCTACAAACTCCAAAAAGAGAACGACTACGTACGTCTCCGGCCGCACCCGGCGGAGTTCGTACTCTACTACGATTGCTGA
- a CDS encoding P-II family nitrogen regulator, with translation MKYIVAIIQPDRLDNVLQLLEEKEIHLVTVSSVMGRGRQKGISTVYRSHKEAGSLLKKAKLEIAVNDPFMKPVIEAITKGARTGNIGDGKIFVLDLNECVRIRTGETDGVAIG, from the coding sequence ATGAAATATATCGTCGCGATTATTCAACCCGACCGTTTGGACAACGTTCTTCAGCTTCTTGAGGAGAAAGAAATCCATTTGGTAACCGTTTCTAGCGTCATGGGGCGGGGCCGGCAAAAGGGCATTTCCACGGTGTACCGCAGTCATAAAGAAGCCGGGAGTCTTTTGAAAAAAGCAAAGTTGGAAATTGCCGTGAACGATCCGTTTATGAAGCCTGTCATCGAGGCCATCACCAAAGGCGCCCGCACCGGCAACATCGGGGATGGAAAAATCTTTGTCCTTGACCTGAACGAATGTGTTCGCATCCGCACCGGTGAAACCGACGGTGTTGCCATCGGATGA